Proteins from a single region of Segatella copri:
- a CDS encoding RagB/SusD family nutrient uptake outer membrane protein encodes MKRINKYILSAMLLGCGTMVTTSCNDFLTEKPESMIGPDNIGDSKVAVDTWVTGVYSNWLNDMFCWGEFPKVLELDADYISGPDWLFGTLGAGNFQAEPALDKMWKGPYNLINDANIAVRYISVMSNVDENYKNNALGECYFQEAFAYFLLVRAYGPIPYMATDVSASGEFMNSRRPVKEIYGHIIDLLTKASELMYHRDNNNYQEGHVNAGSAAGLLAKVYATMASAAMPEGTEVNVRTGEPFRTETVNGKEYKLYRTPATETFRKTQVDGYQDMDPHELYTEAAKWAKKVIDGEFGPYELSAYNNLWSRNHRTDSEMMWGVRSAISSASDNYRTNIHTTYSGYKESSGSEFLTSGGWIGCTNTWYQLFDDQDLRIVKGVRHTWRYYYQEEYNGCFYYPQSWCEKITGYDVYGNYVREPDAEYKNTGMAYQYNQGSECLAFTTKYDDCENDALEYPDSYWPFLRYADVLLIYAEAETELGNLEEAMKYLNVVRKRSNATLMSAVSTQTGMRSSILEERAKEFACEGDRRWDLIRWGIYLQAMNAIGGRDEANINKARSERNLLYPIPADEINVNDSISANNPGWN; translated from the coding sequence ACAGAAAAGCCTGAAAGTATGATAGGTCCTGATAATATCGGTGACTCAAAGGTGGCTGTTGATACTTGGGTGACAGGTGTTTATAGCAACTGGCTTAACGATATGTTCTGTTGGGGTGAGTTCCCTAAAGTATTGGAACTCGACGCCGACTATATTTCCGGTCCGGACTGGCTGTTTGGTACTCTAGGTGCCGGTAACTTCCAGGCAGAGCCTGCTTTGGACAAGATGTGGAAGGGTCCTTACAATCTGATTAATGATGCTAACATTGCTGTGCGCTATATCTCTGTCATGAGCAACGTGGATGAGAATTACAAGAACAATGCCCTCGGCGAGTGCTACTTCCAGGAAGCTTTTGCTTATTTCCTCTTGGTAAGAGCATACGGACCTATTCCGTATATGGCCACCGATGTGAGTGCCAGTGGTGAGTTCATGAATAGTCGCCGTCCGGTGAAGGAGATTTACGGTCACATCATCGATTTGCTGACCAAGGCTTCTGAACTGATGTACCATCGTGATAACAACAATTATCAGGAGGGTCATGTCAATGCAGGTTCAGCTGCCGGTTTGTTGGCTAAGGTATATGCAACGATGGCTTCTGCTGCTATGCCAGAAGGCACCGAGGTGAATGTACGTACCGGTGAGCCTTTCCGCACGGAAACCGTGAACGGCAAGGAATACAAACTCTACCGTACCCCTGCCACCGAGACTTTCAGAAAGACTCAGGTAGATGGATATCAGGATATGGATCCGCATGAGCTTTACACCGAGGCTGCTAAGTGGGCAAAGAAGGTGATTGATGGCGAGTTCGGACCATATGAGTTGAGTGCATACAACAATCTGTGGTCTCGTAACCATCGCACTGATTCTGAGATGATGTGGGGCGTGCGTTCTGCCATTTCTTCTGCTTCTGATAACTATCGTACCAATATCCACACTACCTATTCAGGTTATAAGGAGAGTTCTGGTAGCGAGTTTCTTACTTCTGGTGGATGGATTGGATGTACCAATACATGGTATCAGCTTTTCGACGACCAGGACTTGCGTATTGTGAAGGGAGTACGTCACACATGGAGATATTATTATCAGGAAGAGTATAACGGATGTTTCTATTATCCACAGTCCTGGTGTGAGAAGATTACCGGTTATGATGTTTACGGCAACTATGTACGTGAACCGGATGCTGAGTACAAGAATACGGGTATGGCATACCAGTACAATCAGGGAAGCGAGTGTCTGGCATTCACTACCAAGTATGATGATTGTGAGAATGATGCTTTGGAGTATCCAGACAGCTACTGGCCATTCCTGCGCTATGCCGATGTTCTCCTGATTTATGCTGAGGCAGAAACCGAGTTGGGTAACCTGGAAGAGGCGATGAAGTATCTCAATGTAGTTCGCAAGCGCTCGAATGCTACATTGATGAGTGCCGTATCTACCCAGACCGGTATGCGAAGCAGCATTCTGGAAGAGCGTGCTAAGGAGTTTGCCTGCGAGGGTGACCGCCGTTGGGATCTTATCCGTTGGGGTATCTATCTCCAGGCTATGAATGCCATCGGAGGTCGTGATGAGGCAAATATCAACAAGGCTCGTTCTGAACGCAACCTGCTTTATCCAATCCCAGCAGATGAAATCAATGTAAATGATAGTATCTCTGCCAACAACCCAGGTTGGAATTAA